In Herbaspirillum seropedicae, a single window of DNA contains:
- a CDS encoding RluA family pseudouridine synthase yields MSRKKPLQITNGDTPVHTDLPQADDFDDAHDGDEIGPGLEPLTLRLDDEVIGQRLDKVLSGLLPEFSRSRIQQWIEDGHVTVNGAPAKAKMTMLGDELVEVAPQSVPSDQPYGPEPMALDILHEDKALIVLNKPAGLVVHPAAGNWSGTLLNGLLHHCPALAKVPRAGIVHRLDKDTSGIMVVAKTLAAQTDLVRQLQARSMKRQYLALVWGLPQLSGTINAPMARHPRDRIKMAVSQSMRAKPAVTHYRRLATGEIDRKPVSLIHCRLETGRTHQIRVHLQSLGFPLVGDALYGKHHLVSVFPRQALLAGRLGLLHPSTGKFRQWAAPLPEDIVALLQRAGIDPALAVIPEMSDEPDEVISDDDFDDDY; encoded by the coding sequence ATGTCACGTAAGAAACCCCTTCAGATTACAAATGGCGATACGCCAGTCCATACCGACCTCCCGCAGGCGGACGATTTCGATGACGCCCACGATGGCGACGAGATCGGCCCCGGCCTGGAGCCACTCACCCTGCGCCTGGACGACGAGGTCATCGGGCAGCGTCTGGACAAGGTGCTCTCGGGCTTGCTGCCCGAGTTTTCCCGCAGCCGCATCCAGCAATGGATCGAGGATGGCCATGTGACCGTCAACGGCGCGCCGGCCAAGGCCAAGATGACCATGCTGGGCGATGAGCTGGTGGAGGTGGCCCCGCAGTCCGTGCCGTCCGACCAGCCCTATGGCCCCGAGCCGATGGCGCTGGACATCCTGCACGAGGACAAGGCCCTGATCGTCCTGAACAAGCCGGCCGGCCTGGTGGTGCATCCTGCCGCCGGCAACTGGAGCGGCACGCTCCTCAACGGCCTGCTGCACCACTGCCCGGCGCTGGCCAAGGTGCCGCGCGCAGGCATCGTGCACCGGCTGGACAAGGACACCAGCGGCATCATGGTGGTGGCCAAGACCCTGGCCGCCCAGACCGATCTGGTGCGTCAGCTGCAGGCGCGCAGCATGAAGCGCCAGTATCTGGCCCTGGTGTGGGGGCTGCCACAGCTCTCCGGCACCATCAATGCGCCCATGGCGCGTCATCCGCGTGACCGCATCAAGATGGCGGTGTCGCAGAGCATGCGGGCCAAGCCCGCAGTGACCCATTACCGTCGCCTGGCCACTGGCGAGATCGATCGCAAGCCGGTCAGCCTGATCCATTGCCGCCTGGAAACCGGGCGCACCCACCAGATCCGGGTGCACCTGCAATCGCTGGGTTTCCCGCTGGTGGGCGATGCGCTCTATGGCAAGCATCACCTGGTCTCGGTCTTCCCCCGCCAGGCCTTGCTGGCCGGGCGCCTGGGACTGCTGCACCCGAGCACGGGCAAGTTCCGCCAGTGGGCGGCGCCGCTGCCCGAGGATATCGTGGCGCTGCTGCAACGCGCCGGCATCGACCCGGCGCTGGCGGTCATCCCCGAGATGAGCGACGAGCCCGACGAGGTCATCAGCGATGATGACTTCGATGACGACTATTGA
- a CDS encoding outer membrane protein assembly factor BamD, whose amino-acid sequence MHKILLKFFIIGFALSLTACGLLPEQKDETTGWSAAKLYSEAKDELNAGGYDKAIKYFEKLESRYPFGTYAQQAQMDIAYAYYRQNEQAQGLAAVDRFIKLHPNHPNVDYMYYLRGLINFNDRTSIFDTFTDQDNTERDPKAMRDAFDSFKLLAERFPDSKYTPDAIARMKYLVNAMSQYDVHVASYYFRRGAYVSAANRAQSAIKQYPDSPANEEALFILMRSYEALGQTKLKEDTERIIQATYPNSPWYNGGPKPKSKPWWKLW is encoded by the coding sequence ATGCACAAAATCTTATTGAAGTTCTTCATCATCGGTTTTGCCCTCTCGCTGACCGCCTGCGGCCTCTTGCCGGAACAAAAGGACGAGACGACCGGCTGGTCTGCCGCGAAATTATACTCGGAAGCCAAGGACGAACTGAATGCCGGCGGCTACGACAAGGCCATCAAGTACTTCGAGAAGCTGGAATCGCGCTACCCGTTCGGCACCTACGCGCAGCAGGCCCAGATGGACATCGCCTATGCCTACTACCGCCAGAACGAGCAGGCGCAAGGCCTGGCGGCGGTGGACCGCTTCATCAAGCTGCACCCGAACCACCCCAATGTGGACTACATGTACTACCTGCGCGGCCTGATCAATTTCAATGACCGCACCAGCATCTTCGATACCTTCACCGACCAGGACAACACCGAACGCGACCCCAAGGCCATGCGTGACGCCTTCGACTCGTTCAAGCTGCTGGCCGAACGTTTCCCGGACAGCAAGTACACCCCGGACGCCATTGCCCGCATGAAATACCTGGTCAACGCCATGTCCCAGTACGACGTCCACGTGGCCAGCTACTACTTCCGCCGTGGCGCCTACGTCTCGGCCGCCAACCGCGCCCAGTCGGCCATCAAGCAATACCCGGACTCGCCGGCCAACGAAGAAGCGCTGTTCATCCTGATGCGCTCCTACGAGGCGCTAGGCCAGACCAAGCTCAAGGAAGACACCGAGCGCATCATCCAGGCCACCTACCCCAACAGCCCCTGGTACAACGGCGGTCCCAAGCCCAAGTCCAAGCCCTGGTGGAAACTCTGGTAA
- a CDS encoding amidase translates to MHTVSSSSLVRPQDGLDLAQRIGQGELSPGEALAQAIERLEQVNPALNAVAEKLYHLGEQSVAQGLPDGPFRGVPLLTKDLFTPLAGARMSNGSLLLKDNVMPVDAELVTRLKKAGFTIFGTTTSPEFGTSYTTESRLFGATRNPWSLDHSCGGSSGAAAALVAARVLPIAHGNDGGGSLRVPASACGVFGLKPSRGLMPMGPLAGEGWAGMSTSHVMSLSVRDSAAVLDQLAGADLGAPYAAPHYRQSFLAAATGAAPQGLRIGLVTHLPPWPTHPDCSEAVQRTAALCQQLGHHVEETCLPVDGLEFYDTVFTIIGSQTRNLMNLLARMAGQPLDEQALEARHRVILRDKGQLSGADYAAAVDYLHAFGRRMAELMQRYDLILTPTMAQPPARIGALTVREEQSVAELIHTFHGFSPFTALCNASGQPAMSVPLHWNDQGLPIGSHFCAGFGDDTLLLAVAAQLEQAAPWAHRRPPVCAT, encoded by the coding sequence ATGCATACCGTCTCTTCTTCTTCCCTGGTCCGTCCGCAGGATGGACTTGATCTGGCCCAGCGCATCGGCCAGGGTGAACTTTCTCCCGGCGAGGCATTGGCGCAGGCCATCGAGCGCCTCGAGCAGGTCAATCCTGCGCTCAACGCCGTTGCCGAGAAGCTCTACCACCTGGGTGAGCAAAGCGTGGCCCAGGGCTTGCCCGATGGGCCTTTCCGTGGCGTGCCGCTGCTGACCAAGGATCTGTTTACGCCCTTGGCGGGCGCCAGGATGAGCAATGGTTCGCTGCTGCTCAAGGACAATGTCATGCCGGTCGACGCCGAGCTGGTGACGCGCTTGAAGAAGGCCGGCTTTACGATCTTCGGCACCACCACGTCGCCTGAATTCGGCACCTCCTATACGACCGAGTCGCGGCTGTTCGGCGCCACCCGCAATCCCTGGTCGCTGGATCATAGTTGCGGTGGTTCCAGTGGTGCGGCGGCGGCGCTGGTGGCCGCGCGCGTGCTGCCCATTGCGCACGGCAACGATGGCGGCGGCTCGCTACGGGTGCCGGCCTCGGCCTGCGGGGTGTTCGGGCTGAAGCCCTCGCGCGGACTCATGCCGATGGGGCCGTTGGCTGGCGAGGGCTGGGCGGGCATGAGCACCAGCCATGTCATGAGCCTGTCGGTGCGTGACAGCGCCGCCGTGCTCGATCAACTGGCGGGGGCCGATCTGGGCGCGCCCTATGCAGCGCCGCATTACCGCCAGAGTTTCCTGGCGGCGGCCACCGGCGCTGCGCCGCAGGGCTTGCGTATTGGCCTGGTGACGCATCTGCCGCCCTGGCCCACCCATCCTGACTGCAGCGAGGCCGTGCAGAGGACGGCGGCGCTGTGCCAGCAACTGGGCCATCATGTGGAAGAGACCTGCTTGCCAGTGGATGGACTGGAGTTCTACGACACCGTCTTCACCATCATCGGTTCGCAGACCCGCAACCTGATGAACCTGCTGGCGCGCATGGCGGGCCAGCCGCTGGACGAGCAGGCGCTGGAAGCGCGCCACCGCGTCATCCTGCGCGACAAGGGCCAGCTGTCAGGGGCTGACTATGCGGCGGCGGTGGATTACCTGCATGCATTCGGACGCCGCATGGCCGAGCTGATGCAGCGCTATGACCTGATCCTCACACCGACCATGGCGCAGCCACCGGCGCGCATCGGCGCCCTGACCGTGCGGGAGGAGCAGTCCGTGGCTGAGCTGATCCACACCTTCCATGGTTTTTCTCCCTTCACGGCGCTATGCAACGCCAGCGGCCAGCCGGCCATGTCGGTGCCGCTGCACTGGAACGACCAGGGCTTGCCGATCGGTTCGCACTTCTGCGCCGGCTTTGGCGACGACACGCTGCTCTTGGCCGTGGCCGCACAACTGGAGCAGGCCGCGCCCTGGGCGCATCGCCGGCCGCCAGTCTGCGCCACATGA
- a CDS encoding MFS transporter, giving the protein MHASLFPRSVAGPRQGLVIQLASSLTIMGSVMIAPMLPKITAEFAAVEADALTLAPLIVAGPALAIALFAPVAGMLADRFGRKSMLLLGCLLYALFGALPVLLHELRLILLSRLLFGCAEALIMTCCTTLIADYWPPRERMRYINRQVITIGVVGALFFVIGGVAGEGSWRTPFLLYLTPLLMLPAIAAWLWEPDRRQEDSHAAPALNGGVRRTVLTACFLIFAGMVTCFVVTVMTPTVLVMRGVTSTSLIGAAAGLAILCTLIGSIAWPFVRERIGVAGVNALLLGCMAAGLCVLALAPSYAVVLAAMVLQGVGAGFLVSNASLPLLLGLPPHLRARGVGAFTACLYLGQFASPLIITAIAQPLGGMPAGLANAILVWALLTMVLALVWLVVGLRHARLQSGPVAH; this is encoded by the coding sequence ATGCACGCCTCGCTGTTCCCTCGTTCCGTGGCCGGACCACGGCAGGGCCTGGTCATCCAGCTGGCCAGCAGCCTCACCATCATGGGGTCGGTCATGATCGCCCCGATGCTGCCCAAGATCACCGCCGAATTTGCCGCCGTCGAAGCGGACGCGCTCACGCTGGCGCCCTTGATCGTGGCCGGGCCGGCGCTGGCCATCGCCCTGTTCGCGCCCGTGGCCGGCATGCTGGCCGACCGCTTCGGACGCAAGTCCATGCTGCTGCTGGGTTGCCTGCTGTATGCGCTGTTCGGCGCGCTGCCGGTGCTGCTGCATGAGCTCAGGCTGATCCTGTTGAGCCGCCTGCTGTTCGGTTGCGCCGAAGCGCTCATCATGACCTGTTGCACCACGCTCATTGCCGACTACTGGCCGCCGCGTGAGCGCATGCGCTACATCAACCGCCAGGTGATCACCATCGGCGTGGTGGGCGCCTTGTTCTTCGTCATTGGCGGTGTGGCCGGGGAGGGCTCGTGGCGCACGCCTTTCCTGCTGTATCTGACGCCGCTGCTGATGCTGCCCGCCATCGCCGCCTGGCTGTGGGAGCCGGATCGGCGCCAGGAAGACAGCCATGCCGCGCCTGCCCTGAACGGCGGGGTGCGGCGCACCGTGTTGACGGCCTGCTTCCTGATCTTTGCCGGCATGGTGACCTGCTTCGTGGTGACGGTGATGACGCCCACGGTGCTGGTCATGCGCGGCGTCACCTCGACCTCGCTCATCGGTGCGGCGGCCGGCCTGGCCATCCTGTGTACCTTGATCGGCTCGATCGCCTGGCCCTTCGTGCGTGAGCGCATCGGCGTGGCGGGCGTCAATGCCTTGCTGCTGGGTTGCATGGCCGCAGGGCTGTGCGTGCTGGCCTTGGCGCCGTCCTATGCGGTCGTGCTGGCGGCGATGGTGCTGCAGGGGGTGGGCGCGGGCTTCCTGGTCTCCAATGCATCCTTGCCGCTGTTGCTGGGCTTGCCGCCGCATCTGCGGGCGCGCGGCGTGGGGGCGTTCACCGCCTGTCTCTATCTGGGCCAGTTCGCCAGTCCGCTCATCATCACCGCCATCGCCCAGCCGCTGGGCGGCATGCCGGCCGGGCTGGCCAACGCCATCCTGGTCTGGGCCCTGCTGACGATGGTGCTGGCGCTGGTCTGGCTGGTGGTCGGCCTGCGCCATGCGCGGCTGCAGTCGGGGCCAGTGGCGCACTGA
- a CDS encoding SphA family protein: MNDICCTGRRASAAACSALSVVCLGAFFSLPAQAVERGATITPIGITDFGAGMLPPSSPFGTVGVRASYYSASTLKDGAGKSIPNDFHIDVKTLALAYFYMTDVEVLGARFGVGGVLPFIDISGGLKVGTPAGPLSVSGRDSGLGDMQVLPFILAWQLPPSVFVNAGLMIQAPTGAYSTSKAFNAGVNHWTYSPFVGATYITSSGLELSTQVSLNVNTVNPATRYRSGVEYRQEFAIGQHIQSWTAGLAGYVYRQLSDDSGPGSGDGNRGRVYALGPAVSFAQPGLPLVTLHGYQEFGARNRAEGYNLALRLAMTF, encoded by the coding sequence ATGAATGACATCTGCTGCACCGGGCGCCGCGCCAGCGCCGCCGCTTGTTCCGCACTCTCCGTAGTCTGTCTTGGCGCGTTCTTCTCCCTGCCTGCGCAGGCGGTCGAGCGGGGCGCCACCATCACGCCCATCGGCATCACCGATTTCGGCGCGGGCATGCTGCCGCCGTCATCGCCTTTCGGCACCGTCGGCGTGCGGGCGTCCTACTATTCGGCCTCGACCCTCAAGGATGGCGCGGGCAAGTCCATCCCCAATGACTTCCACATCGACGTCAAGACGCTGGCCCTGGCCTACTTCTACATGACCGATGTCGAGGTGCTCGGCGCCAGGTTCGGTGTGGGTGGCGTGCTGCCCTTCATCGACATCAGCGGCGGGCTCAAGGTCGGCACGCCCGCAGGCCCCTTGTCGGTCTCAGGCCGGGATTCCGGCCTGGGCGACATGCAGGTGTTGCCCTTCATCCTGGCCTGGCAACTGCCGCCCAGCGTATTCGTCAATGCCGGCCTGATGATCCAGGCGCCGACCGGCGCCTACAGCACCAGCAAGGCCTTCAACGCCGGGGTCAATCACTGGACCTATTCCCCCTTTGTCGGGGCGACCTACATCACGTCCTCCGGCCTGGAGCTCTCGACCCAGGTGTCGCTCAATGTGAATACCGTCAACCCGGCCACGCGCTACCGCAGCGGCGTCGAATACCGCCAGGAGTTCGCCATCGGCCAGCACATCCAGTCCTGGACCGCAGGGCTGGCGGGGTATGTCTACCGGCAACTGAGCGATGACAGCGGCCCCGGTTCCGGGGACGGCAATCGCGGCCGAGTCTATGCGCTGGGACCCGCGGTGAGTTTCGCCCAGCCTGGGCTGCCGCTGGTCACGCTGCACGGCTATCAGGAGTTCGGTGCGCGCAATCGCGCCGAGGGCTACAACCTGGCGCTGCGCCTGGCCATGACGTTCTGA
- a CDS encoding helix-turn-helix domain-containing protein, protein MLFGDPKPMVTVKPDDAQPQYFAAPLPVGSFTVYSLDEARLSLKAGQLDLLQMSPGKLNYSLSMSQLGHIQIYRERSDKPLLKRGVNWPGSLVFSFVVQARGRGWLSGRAVDPQASLVADGEALPEIITPAELDLVFIVVDRQWLSERIGDGASRQIAGSARDLRCFAAWHEHALVLRRLFPLLPGQARLGQPSPSIGHCALAPRSSAGGGSLAEDMVLEALLDVLGSVHRVEALRETDHKRLIDQARRLMRGDAPERATMTQVAAHLGVSRRHLQTCFNTSVGIPAIEFVRAERLNQVRKALVEARRAGLEVSIGDIAADWGFWHLSRFAADYRDMFGELPSKTLRPYAPPAARRAAQRITSQNG, encoded by the coding sequence GTGTTGTTCGGAGACCCCAAGCCGATGGTGACCGTCAAGCCCGATGATGCCCAGCCGCAGTACTTCGCCGCGCCGCTGCCGGTAGGCAGTTTCACGGTCTATTCGCTCGATGAGGCCCGCCTGAGCCTGAAGGCCGGCCAGCTCGATCTGTTGCAGATGTCGCCGGGCAAGCTCAATTACTCGCTGTCGATGAGCCAGCTGGGGCATATCCAGATCTATCGCGAACGTTCCGACAAGCCCTTGCTCAAGCGCGGCGTGAACTGGCCGGGCTCGCTGGTGTTCAGCTTCGTGGTCCAGGCGCGTGGGCGCGGCTGGCTCTCGGGCCGGGCGGTCGATCCGCAGGCCAGCCTGGTGGCCGATGGCGAAGCGTTGCCCGAGATCATTACCCCCGCAGAGCTGGACCTGGTGTTCATCGTAGTAGACCGGCAATGGCTCAGCGAGCGCATCGGCGACGGCGCCAGCCGGCAGATCGCTGGCAGCGCACGCGACCTGCGCTGCTTCGCAGCATGGCATGAGCACGCGCTGGTGCTGCGCAGATTGTTTCCGCTCTTGCCCGGCCAGGCGCGCCTGGGCCAGCCGAGCCCGTCCATCGGCCACTGCGCGTTGGCGCCGCGCTCCAGCGCGGGCGGCGGCAGCCTGGCCGAGGACATGGTGCTGGAGGCCTTGCTGGACGTGCTGGGTTCGGTGCATCGTGTCGAAGCGCTGCGCGAGACCGATCACAAGCGCCTGATCGACCAGGCCCGCCGGCTCATGCGCGGCGACGCCCCCGAACGCGCCACCATGACCCAGGTGGCGGCCCATCTGGGGGTGAGCCGGCGGCACTTGCAGACCTGCTTCAATACCTCCGTGGGCATTCCCGCCATTGAATTCGTACGGGCCGAACGGCTCAACCAGGTGCGCAAGGCCCTGGTAGAGGCGCGTCGCGCCGGCCTGGAGGTCTCTATCGGTGATATCGCCGCCGACTGGGGTTTCTGGCACCTGAGCCGCTTTGCCGCCGACTACCGCGACATGTTCGGCGAGCTGCCCTCCAAGACCTTGCGGCCCTACGCGCCGCCGGCGGCGCGCCGCGCTGCACAACGGATCACTTCCCAAAACGGATAA
- the yaaA gene encoding peroxide stress protein YaaA, translated as MLIVLSPAKSLDYDTPPTTDVHTTPAFVPRSAELIEVLKTKSPAEIGSLMGISDQLAVLNVNRYASWSRKFSTKNAKQAVLAFNGDVYEGLDAASLNARQLDYLQGHVRILSGLYGMLRPLDLMQPYRLEMGTKLANPGGKDLYAFWGSEITEALNGELVAQKTPVLVNLASEEYFKVVKPKLLKAQVIAPVFEDWKGGKYKIISFYAKRARGLMARYAALNNINQPEKLKAFDLEGYAFAPEASSEKNWVFRRKLEA; from the coding sequence ATGCTGATTGTTTTGTCTCCCGCCAAGTCGCTGGACTATGACACGCCCCCCACCACCGATGTCCATACCACCCCGGCCTTCGTGCCGCGCTCGGCTGAACTGATCGAGGTGCTCAAGACCAAGTCGCCGGCCGAGATCGGCAGCCTCATGGGTATTTCCGACCAATTGGCCGTGCTCAACGTGAACCGCTATGCCAGCTGGTCGCGCAAGTTCAGCACCAAGAACGCCAAGCAGGCCGTGCTGGCCTTCAATGGCGATGTCTACGAAGGGCTGGATGCGGCGTCCCTGAACGCCCGCCAGCTCGACTACCTGCAAGGCCACGTGCGCATTCTCTCGGGCCTGTACGGCATGCTGCGACCGCTGGACCTGATGCAGCCCTATCGCCTGGAAATGGGCACCAAGCTGGCCAATCCGGGTGGCAAGGACCTCTACGCCTTCTGGGGCAGCGAGATCACCGAGGCCCTTAATGGCGAGCTGGTGGCGCAGAAGACGCCGGTGCTGGTGAACCTGGCCTCGGAGGAATATTTCAAGGTGGTCAAGCCCAAGCTGCTCAAGGCCCAGGTGATCGCACCGGTATTCGAGGACTGGAAGGGCGGCAAGTACAAGATCATCTCCTTCTACGCCAAGCGCGCGCGCGGGCTGATGGCCCGCTATGCGGCCCTGAACAACATCAACCAGCCTGAAAAGCTCAAGGCCTTCGACCTGGAAGGCTATGCCTTCGCCCCCGAGGCCTCCAGCGAGAAGAACTGGGTGTTCCGCCGCAAGCTGGAAGCCTGA
- a CDS encoding putative toxin-antitoxin system toxin component, PIN family yields the protein MSILATPSVPAPLSLPPTAAAPPGRQRVVLDTNVCLDLFVFRDPRWAALLQALEDGSVEAYTREDCRSEWLAVLEYPHLPVTAENKPAICADFDRLLHCLPLAEVNTFGLPLCTDRDDQKFLELALQCRAHVLVSKDKAVLKLAKRTLKRGLFAIVPPQHWRADAFLAPPA from the coding sequence ATGAGCATCCTGGCAACACCCTCCGTCCCCGCCCCGCTTTCCCTCCCGCCGACCGCTGCCGCGCCCCCAGGGCGCCAGCGGGTGGTGCTGGACACCAATGTCTGCCTGGACCTGTTCGTCTTCCGCGATCCGCGCTGGGCCGCCTTGCTGCAGGCCCTGGAAGACGGCAGCGTGGAGGCCTACACCCGCGAGGATTGCCGCAGCGAATGGCTGGCCGTGCTGGAGTATCCGCACCTGCCGGTCACTGCCGAGAACAAGCCGGCCATCTGCGCCGACTTCGACCGCCTGCTGCACTGCCTGCCGCTGGCCGAGGTCAACACCTTCGGCCTGCCGCTCTGCACCGACCGCGACGACCAGAAATTCCTGGAACTGGCCCTGCAATGCCGCGCCCATGTCCTGGTGAGCAAGGACAAGGCCGTGCTCAAGCTCGCCAAGCGCACCCTCAAGCGCGGGCTGTTCGCCATCGTGCCGCCGCAGCATTGGCGCGCCGACGCCTTCCTCGCGCCGCCGGCCTGA
- a CDS encoding pyridoxal phosphate-dependent aminotransferase, whose amino-acid sequence MSTPNIVTKLPKVGTTIFTVMSALASEKGAVNLGQGFPDFHCDPALVAAVTQAMQEGLNQYPPMAGVPVLREAIAEKVEKLYGHRYDPVSEITVTAGATQGILTSVLCAVHPGDEVIVIEPVYDCYVPAIELAGGVPVFVQMEVGAQGYSIPWDKVKAAVTPKTRMIMVNTPHNPTGSVMRAADVAALADIVRGTDILILSDEVYEHMVYDGQPHESLARHPELAERSFINSSFGKTYHVTGWKVGYVAAPAALTAEFRKVHQFNVFTVNTPVQYGLAAYMKDPAPYLDLPAFYQHKRDLFRTGLANTRFELLPSQGTYFQCVKYGAISALPEAEFCKWLTSEIGVAAIPVSAFYNTPRESGIVRFCFAKKDETLQLALERLAKL is encoded by the coding sequence ATGAGCACCCCCAACATCGTCACCAAGCTGCCCAAGGTGGGCACCACCATCTTCACCGTCATGTCGGCCCTGGCCAGCGAAAAAGGCGCGGTCAACCTGGGCCAGGGATTCCCTGACTTCCATTGCGACCCGGCCCTGGTGGCCGCCGTCACCCAGGCCATGCAGGAAGGGCTGAACCAGTACCCGCCCATGGCCGGCGTGCCGGTGCTGCGCGAAGCGATCGCCGAGAAGGTCGAGAAGCTCTACGGTCATCGCTATGACCCGGTCTCCGAGATCACCGTCACCGCCGGCGCCACCCAGGGCATCCTGACCTCGGTGCTGTGCGCGGTCCATCCGGGCGATGAAGTCATCGTCATCGAACCGGTCTACGACTGCTACGTGCCGGCCATCGAGCTGGCTGGCGGCGTGCCGGTGTTCGTGCAGATGGAAGTGGGGGCGCAGGGCTACAGCATCCCCTGGGACAAGGTCAAGGCGGCCGTCACCCCCAAGACCCGCATGATCATGGTCAACACCCCGCACAACCCGACCGGCAGCGTCATGCGCGCGGCCGACGTGGCGGCGCTGGCCGACATCGTGCGCGGCACCGACATCCTGATCCTCTCCGACGAGGTCTATGAGCACATGGTCTACGATGGCCAGCCGCATGAATCGCTGGCGCGCCATCCCGAACTGGCCGAGCGCAGCTTCATCAATTCCAGCTTCGGCAAGACCTACCACGTCACCGGCTGGAAGGTCGGCTATGTGGCCGCACCGGCGGCGCTCACGGCGGAGTTCCGCAAGGTCCACCAGTTCAACGTCTTCACCGTCAACACCCCCGTGCAATACGGCCTGGCCGCCTACATGAAGGACCCGGCCCCCTACCTGGACCTGCCGGCCTTCTACCAGCACAAGCGTGACCTGTTCCGCACCGGCCTGGCCAATACCCGCTTCGAACTGCTGCCTTCGCAAGGCACCTACTTCCAGTGCGTGAAGTACGGCGCCATCTCCGCGCTGCCCGAGGCCGAATTCTGCAAGTGGCTCACCAGCGAGATCGGCGTGGCCGCCATCCCGGTCTCGGCGTTCTACAACACGCCCAGGGAATCGGGCATCGTGCGCTTCTGCTTCGCCAAGAAGGATGAAACGCTGCAACTGGCGCTGGAGCGGCTGGCAAAGCTGTAA
- a CDS encoding glutathione binding-like protein, translating to MIDVYSWATPNGHKVHIMLEECGLPYTAHAIDIGAGDQFTPEFLKISPNNKIPAIVDPDGPDGEPISLFESGAILIYLAGKTGRFLGETTREKYEVLQWVMFQMGGLGPMLGQAHHFRLYAPEQIEYAVNRYTNEARRLYQVMDKQLGQHAYLAGEHYTIADIACFPWTRSHKNQGIDLDDFPNVKRWYDAISARPAVQRGVTVLADKRKPLHDDKAKELLFGKSQYQKR from the coding sequence ATGATTGACGTCTACAGCTGGGCCACGCCCAACGGCCACAAGGTCCACATCATGCTGGAAGAATGCGGCCTGCCCTACACCGCCCACGCCATCGATATCGGCGCCGGCGACCAGTTCACGCCTGAATTCCTGAAGATCTCGCCCAACAACAAGATCCCCGCCATCGTCGATCCCGATGGTCCCGATGGCGAGCCGATCTCGCTGTTCGAGTCCGGTGCGATCCTGATCTACCTGGCCGGCAAGACCGGCCGTTTCCTGGGCGAGACCACGCGCGAGAAGTATGAAGTGCTGCAATGGGTGATGTTCCAGATGGGCGGCCTGGGACCGATGCTGGGCCAGGCGCACCACTTCCGCCTGTATGCGCCCGAGCAGATCGAATACGCCGTGAACCGCTACACCAACGAAGCGCGCCGCCTCTATCAGGTGATGGACAAGCAGCTCGGCCAGCACGCCTACCTGGCCGGCGAGCACTACACCATCGCCGATATAGCCTGCTTCCCCTGGACCCGTTCGCACAAGAACCAGGGCATCGATCTGGACGACTTCCCCAACGTCAAGCGCTGGTACGACGCCATCAGCGCGCGTCCGGCCGTGCAGCGCGGCGTGACCGTGCTGGCCGACAAGCGCAAGCCGCTGCATGACGACAAGGCAAAGGAACTGCTGTTCGGCAAGAGCCAGTACCAGAAACGCTGA